One Helicobacter pylori NQ4053 genomic region harbors:
- the carB gene encoding carbamoyl-phosphate synthase large subunit, translating into MPKRTDISNILLIGSGPIVIGQACEFDYSGTQSCKTLKSLGYRVILINSNPATVMTDPEFSHQTYIQPITPENIAAIIKKEKIDAILPTMGGQTALNAVMQMHQKGMLEGVELLGAKIEAIKKGEDRQAFKEAMLKIGMDLPKGRYAYNELEALEAISEIGFPAIIRASFTLAGGGSGVAYNIEEFQELAKNALDASPINEILIEESLLGWKEYEMEVIRDSKDNCIIVCCIENIDPMGVHTGDSITIAPSLTLTDKEYQRMRDASFAILREIGVDTGGSNVQFAIHPETLRMVVIEMNPRVSRSSALASKATGFPIAKVATMLAVGFSLDEIKNDITNTPASFEPALDYIVVKIPRFAFEKFAGVSSTLGTSMKSIGEVMAIGGNFLEALQKALCSLENNWLGFESLSKDLEAIKKEIRRPNPKRLLYIADAFRLGVSVDEVFELCQIDRWFLSQIQKLVKAEESINSSVLTDAKKLRGLKNLGFSDARIAAKIKENENLEVSPFEVELARSNLQIAPNFEEVDTCAAEFLSLTPYLYSTYAPNPLPPIENKQEKQEKKILIIGSGPNRIGQGIEFDYCCVHASFALKDLNIKSVMLNCNPETVSTDYDTSDTLYFEPIHFECVKSIIQRERVDGIIVHFGGQTPLKLAKDLAKMQAPIIGTPFKVIDIAEDREKFSLFLKELDIKQPKNGMAKSVDEAYSIANVIGFPIIVRPSYVLGGQHMQILENIEELCHYLESVTHALEVSPKNPLLIDKFLEKAVELDVDVICDKKEVYIAGILQHIEEAGIHSGDSACFIPSTLSPEILDEIERVSAKIALHLGVVGLLNIQFAVYENSLYLIEVNPRASRTVPFLSKALGVPLAKVATRVMVLEDLKEALKFYDKKNIVEYSKGVYKPKMPHFVALKEAVFPFNKLYGSDLILGPEMKSTGEVMGIARSLGLAFFKAQTACFNPIKNKGLIFVSIKDKDKEEACVLMKRLVQLGFELCATEGTHKALEKAGVKSLKVLKISEGRPNIMDLMMNGEISMAINTSDHKSQDDAKLIRASVLKNHVSYFTTLSAIEVLLLALEESSQKDELLALQDYLK; encoded by the coding sequence ATGCCTAAACGCACCGATATTTCCAACATTCTACTGATAGGCTCAGGCCCTATTGTGATCGGGCAAGCTTGTGAGTTTGACTACTCAGGGACTCAAAGTTGTAAAACCTTAAAATCTTTAGGTTATAGAGTGATTTTAATCAATTCTAACCCGGCCACCGTGATGACTGATCCTGAATTTTCTCATCAAACTTATATCCAACCCATCACCCCAGAAAATATCGCCGCTATCATCAAAAAGGAAAAGATTGACGCTATTTTACCCACAATGGGCGGGCAAACCGCTTTGAATGCGGTCATGCAAATGCACCAAAAGGGCATGTTAGAAGGCGTGGAGCTTTTAGGGGCTAAGATTGAAGCGATTAAGAAAGGCGAAGACAGGCAGGCTTTCAAAGAAGCGATGTTAAAAATTGGGATGGATTTGCCTAAAGGGCGTTACGCTTATAACGAGTTAGAAGCCCTAGAAGCCATTAGTGAAATTGGCTTTCCAGCCATTATTAGAGCGAGTTTCACTCTGGCTGGTGGGGGGAGTGGGGTCGCTTATAATATTGAAGAGTTTCAAGAATTGGCTAAAAACGCCCTGGACGCTTCGCCCATTAATGAAATTTTGATTGAAGAGTCCTTATTGGGGTGGAAAGAATACGAAATGGAGGTCATACGAGACAGCAAGGATAATTGCATCATTGTGTGCTGCATTGAAAATATTGACCCCATGGGCGTTCATACCGGCGATAGCATCACCATCGCTCCAAGCCTCACCTTAACCGATAAAGAATACCAACGCATGCGCGATGCGAGCTTTGCGATTTTAAGAGAAATTGGCGTGGATACGGGCGGGAGTAATGTGCAATTTGCGATCCACCCAGAGACTTTAAGAATGGTCGTGATTGAAATGAACCCACGAGTGAGCCGCAGCTCCGCTTTAGCGTCAAAAGCGACCGGGTTTCCCATTGCAAAAGTCGCTACCATGCTTGCGGTGGGTTTTAGTTTAGATGAAATTAAAAACGATATTACCAACACCCCGGCGAGCTTTGAGCCTGCATTAGATTATATTGTGGTGAAAATCCCTCGCTTTGCGTTTGAAAAATTTGCCGGTGTTTCTAGCACTTTAGGGACTTCTATGAAAAGCATTGGCGAAGTGATGGCGATAGGGGGGAATTTCTTAGAAGCCTTACAAAAAGCGTTATGCTCTTTGGAAAACAATTGGCTAGGGTTTGAATCTTTAAGCAAAGATTTAGAAGCGATCAAAAAGGAAATCCGCCGGCCCAATCCCAAGCGCTTGCTCTATATCGCTGATGCGTTCAGGCTCGGCGTTAGCGTTGATGAAGTGTTTGAATTATGCCAGATTGACAGGTGGTTTTTATCTCAAATTCAAAAACTAGTCAAAGCAGAAGAAAGCATCAATTCTAGCGTTTTAACGGACGCTAAAAAATTAAGAGGGCTTAAAAATTTAGGCTTTAGCGATGCCAGGATTGCCGCTAAAATCAAAGAAAATGAAAATTTAGAGGTGAGTCCTTTTGAAGTGGAATTAGCTAGATCTAATTTACAAATCGCGCCCAATTTTGAAGAAGTGGACACTTGCGCGGCGGAGTTTTTATCGCTCACGCCTTATTTGTATTCCACCTATGCCCCTAACCCTTTGCCCCCTATTGAAAACAAACAAGAAAAACAAGAAAAGAAAATCCTAATCATAGGTTCTGGGCCTAACCGCATCGGTCAAGGCATTGAATTTGATTATTGTTGCGTGCATGCGAGCTTTGCTTTAAAAGATTTGAACATTAAAAGCGTCATGCTCAATTGCAACCCAGAAACCGTAAGCACGGATTATGACACGAGCGACACGCTTTATTTTGAACCCATTCATTTTGAATGCGTGAAAAGCATCATTCAAAGGGAGCGAGTGGATGGCATTATCGTGCATTTTGGAGGACAAACCCCTTTAAAACTCGCTAAAGATCTAGCTAAAATGCAAGCCCCCATTATTGGCACGCCTTTTAAGGTGATTGACATTGCTGAAGATAGAGAAAAGTTTTCCCTCTTTTTAAAAGAGCTTGACATCAAGCAGCCCAAAAACGGCATGGCTAAGAGCGTTGATGAAGCTTATAGCATCGCTAACGTGATTGGTTTCCCTATCATTGTGCGCCCTAGTTATGTGCTAGGTGGCCAACACATGCAAATTTTAGAAAATATTGAGGAATTGTGCCATTATTTAGAAAGCGTTACGCATGCTTTAGAGGTTAGCCCTAAAAATCCGCTCCTCATTGATAAGTTTTTAGAAAAAGCGGTGGAATTAGATGTGGATGTTATTTGCGATAAAAAAGAGGTCTATATTGCCGGCATTTTACAGCATATTGAAGAAGCCGGTATCCATTCAGGCGACTCTGCATGCTTTATCCCTTCCACTCTAAGCCCTGAAATTTTAGATGAAATTGAGCGAGTGAGTGCGAAAATCGCTCTGCATTTAGGCGTAGTAGGGCTATTGAATATCCAATTTGCTGTTTATGAAAATTCGCTGTATTTGATTGAAGTCAATCCCAGAGCCAGCCGAACCGTGCCTTTTTTAAGCAAAGCTTTAGGCGTTCCTTTAGCCAAAGTGGCGACTAGGGTTATGGTGCTAGAAGACTTGAAAGAAGCCTTGAAGTTCTATGATAAAAAAAATATCGTAGAATATTCTAAAGGCGTTTATAAGCCTAAAATGCCCCATTTTGTGGCTTTAAAAGAAGCGGTTTTCCCTTTTAATAAACTTTATGGATCGGATTTGATTTTAGGGCCTGAGATGAAAAGCACCGGCGAAGTGATGGGGATTGCTAGATCTTTAGGGCTTGCATTTTTTAAGGCTCAAACGGCTTGCTTTAACCCCATCAAAAACAAGGGGCTTATTTTTGTTTCTATTAAAGATAAGGATAAAGAAGAAGCGTGCGTTTTAATGAAACGATTGGTTCAGTTAGGCTTTGAATTGTGCGCTACAGAAGGCACGCATAAAGCTTTGGAAAAAGCCGGGGTGAAGTCTTTAAAAGTGCTTAAAATCTCTGAAGGCCGCCCCAATATCATGGATTTGATGATGAATGGGGAAATCAGCATGGCTATCAACACCAGCGATCACAAATCTCAAGATGATGCCAAACTCATTCGCGCTTCTGTGCTTAAAAACCATGTGAGTTATTTCACGACTTTAAGCGCGATAGAAGTCTTACTTTTAGCGTTAGAAGAAAGCTCTCAAAAAGACGAGTTGTTAGCCTTACAAGATTATTTGAAGTAA
- a CDS encoding Bax inhibitor-1/YccA family protein: MALYDRADSRNAYAEDSLLHESELVGFVKTTYKFFAGSLLLATIGALLGLMNFQAVVQYKWVFFIAEIAALFGLMFSKSKPGLNLFMLFAFTSLSGVTLVPLLGMVIAKAGLGAVWQALGMTTIVFGLMSVYALKTKNDLANMGKMLFIALIVVVVCSLINLFLGSPMFQVVIAGASAILFSLYIAYDTQNIVKGMYDSPIDAAVSLYLDFLNVFISILQIIGIFSDRDK, translated from the coding sequence ATGGCATTGTATGACAGAGCTGATTCTCGTAATGCGTATGCAGAAGATTCTTTATTGCATGAAAGCGAGCTGGTGGGTTTTGTTAAAACGACTTACAAGTTCTTTGCAGGCAGTTTGTTATTAGCGACTATCGGGGCGTTACTGGGTTTAATGAATTTTCAAGCCGTAGTGCAGTATAAATGGGTGTTTTTTATCGCTGAAATTGCGGCGCTTTTTGGTTTGATGTTTTCTAAATCTAAGCCCGGATTGAATTTATTCATGCTGTTTGCTTTCACTTCATTATCAGGGGTTACTTTGGTGCCTTTGTTGGGTATGGTGATTGCAAAAGCTGGTTTAGGAGCGGTTTGGCAAGCTTTGGGCATGACAACCATTGTTTTTGGTTTGATGAGCGTGTATGCCCTTAAGACCAAAAACGATCTAGCGAATATGGGTAAAATGCTTTTTATCGCTTTGATTGTGGTGGTGGTGTGTTCGCTCATTAACTTGTTTTTGGGTAGCCCCATGTTCCAGGTTGTCATTGCGGGAGCGAGCGCGATTTTATTCAGTCTTTACATCGCTTATGACACCCAAAACATCGTTAAAGGCATGTATGATAGCCCCATTGATGCGGCGGTGAGCTTGTATTTAGACTTTTTGAATGTCTTTATTTCTATCTTGCAAATCATTGGTATTTTTTCAGACAGAGACAAATAG
- the gap gene encoding type I glyceraldehyde-3-phosphate dehydrogenase: MKIFINGFGRIGRCVLRAVLERSDTNPDLKVIGINDPANWEILAYLLEHDSAHGLLFKEVRYSNHKLIIGSLEIPVFNSIKDLKGVGVILECSGKFLEPKTLENYLLLGAKKVLLSAPFMGEYDEKQYPTLVYGVNHFLYQNQAIVSNASCTTNAIAPICAILDKAFSIKEGMLTTIHSYTSDQKLIDLAHPLDKRRSRAAASNIIPTTTKAALALHKVLPNLKNKMHGHSVRVPSLDVSMIDLSLFLEKKAFKDPINDLLIEASKGDLKGVLEIDLKERVSSDFISNPSSVIIAPDLTFTLENMVKIMGWYDNEWGYSNRLVDMAQFMYHY; the protein is encoded by the coding sequence ATGAAAATTTTTATCAATGGATTTGGCCGCATTGGGAGATGCGTTTTAAGAGCGGTTTTAGAGCGTAGCGATACAAACCCTGACTTAAAAGTGATAGGCATCAATGACCCCGCTAATTGGGAAATTCTCGCTTATCTTTTAGAGCATGACAGCGCGCATGGGTTGCTTTTTAAAGAGGTGCGTTACTCTAATCATAAGCTTATTATCGGCTCATTAGAAATCCCTGTTTTTAATAGCATCAAAGACTTGAAAGGCGTGGGTGTTATCCTAGAGTGTTCAGGGAAGTTTTTAGAGCCTAAAACGCTAGAAAATTACCTTTTGCTTGGGGCTAAAAAGGTGTTGTTATCCGCTCCCTTTATGGGCGAATACGATGAAAAACAATACCCCACTTTAGTGTATGGGGTCAATCATTTTCTCTATCAAAACCAAGCCATTGTTTCTAACGCCTCTTGCACGACTAACGCTATCGCGCCCATTTGCGCGATTTTAGACAAAGCTTTTAGCATTAAAGAGGGCATGCTAACGACCATTCATAGCTACACGAGCGATCAAAAACTCATTGATTTGGCCCACCCTTTGGATAAACGGCGCTCCAGAGCGGCCGCAAGCAATATTATCCCTACCACCACTAAAGCCGCCCTAGCCTTGCATAAAGTTTTACCCAACCTCAAAAACAAAATGCATGGGCATAGCGTGAGAGTGCCTAGCCTTGATGTGTCCATGATAGATTTGAGTTTGTTTTTAGAAAAAAAGGCCTTTAAAGATCCGATCAACGATTTGTTGATTGAAGCTTCCAAAGGGGATTTAAAAGGCGTGTTAGAGATAGATTTAAAAGAAAGGGTGAGTTCTGATTTCATTTCCAATCCCAGTAGCGTTATCATTGCGCCTGATTTGACTTTCACGCTAGAGAATATGGTCAAAATCATGGGGTGGTATGATAACGAATGGGGGTATTCTAATCGTTTGGTGGATATGGCGCAGTTTATGTATCATTATTGA